Proteins found in one Labrus bergylta chromosome 8, fLabBer1.1, whole genome shotgun sequence genomic segment:
- the ebag9 gene encoding receptor-binding cancer antigen expressed on SiSo cells codes for MAITQFRLFKICTCLASLLSFFKRLICRTGRGRKLSGDQITLPTTVDFSSSVPKQPEIEEWSSWDEDAPTSIKIEGGNGNVSPSPNEEDDEPDYFKDMAPTIRKTQKIVLKKREPLNYPVADGSAGFSSRLAASQDMMTFSPPSAELGEMDTWQEDANAWEDESDAAWEAEGMLRQQKMAEREKRSMEQQRKKMEKEVQRMMKKEQKIAVKLS; via the exons ATGGCCATCACTCAGTTCCGTCTTTTCAAGATCTGCACATGTCTAGCCAGCTTGCTCTCTTTCTTTAAAAGGTTGATATGCAG GACTGGAAGGGGCCGCAAGCTCAGCGGTGATCAAATTACTCTCCCAACAACAGTGGATTTTTCATCATCAGTACCAAAACAG CCAGAGATTGAGGAATGGAGCTCTTGGGATGAAGATGCTCCTACAAGTATTAAGATCGAAGGTGGAAACGGAAATGTTTCCCCTTCACCCAACGAGGAAGATGACGAACCGGACTACTTCAAAGACATGGCTCCCACCATCAGGAAAACACAGAAG ATAGTGCTGAAGAAGAGGGAGCCTTTGAACTACCCGGTGGCTGATGGGTCGGCAGGTTTCTCCAGCAGATTGGCCGCCTCTCAGGATATGATGACCTTCAGTCCACCTTCA GCTGAGCTGGGAGAAATGGACACCTGGCAGGAGGACGCAAACGCCTGGGAGGACGAGTCTGATGCTGCCTGGGAGGCGGAGGGGATGCTCAG ACAACAGAAGATGGCTGAAAGAGAAAAGCGGTCCATGGAGCAGCAAAGGAAGAAGATGGAGAAAGAGGTTCAGAGGATGATGAAGAAGGAACAAAAAATTGCAGTCAAGCTCTCGTAA